CCTCTTCAACACGATTTGCGGCCGCGAGGTGCGGCCATGAATCAACCCGTGACCCATAAATCCTCGCTCAGCTATTTCCGCTGGGCTTTCATCGTCACTGCCCTCGGCCTCGTTCTCGGCGCCGTGCTCGGCTGGCAGACGACCGGCACGATCGGCGGCATGGCGACCGTCTTCTTCATCTGCACGGTGCTTGCGGTGCTGGAGATCTCGCTCTCCTTCGATAATGCCATCGTCAACGCCAACAAGCTGAAGGAGATGACGCCGGTCTGGCAGCAGCGCTTCCTCACCTGGGGCATCATCATCGCCGTCTTCGGCATGCGCATCGTCTTCCCGCTGGCAATCGTCGCGATCGCGGCACAGATCGGCCCCTGGGATGCTCTGGTGCTTGCCGCACGCGAGCCGGCCGAATATGCCCGCATCATGAACGATGCGCATCTGCCGATCGCGGCCTTCGGCGGCACCTTCCTGATGATGGTCGGCCTCAGCTATTTCTTCGACCATGAGAAGAAAATCCATTGGCTTCGCGGTCTGGAAAAGGTGATGGCGCGTTCGGCCACCATAAGGGGCATCGAGATCGCCTTCGTGCTGGCTCTGATGCTTGTGTTTTCCTGGTTGATCGGTGGCGAGGAAGCCAGTGTCTTTGTCCATTGCGCCATCTACGGCCTGCTCACCTTCCTCGCGGTCGAGGTTGTCGGCGAGCTGCTCGATGCGTCGCAGCAGACGATGAGTGCTGCCGCCAAGGGCGGCCTCGGCGCCTTCATCTATCTGGAGGTGCTGGATGCGAGCTTTTCCTTCGACGGCGTCATCGGCGCCTTTGCCCTGACGCAGAACCTCTTCGTCATCGCGATCGGCCTCGGCATCGGCGCCATGTATGTGCGATCGATGACGATCATGCTGGTAGAGAAGGGAACGCTTGCCGAATACCGCTATCTCGAACATGGCGCCTTCTATGCCATCCTGATCCTCTCGGTGATCATGTATGCGCAGACCTTGGTGCACATTCCCGAGGTCATCACCGGCCTCGGCGGCGCGGTCTTGATCGGTCTGTCGCTCTGGTCGTCCATTCGCCATAACAGGCGCGAAAAGGTGGAGGATCACGGCGCTCGGCAGGAGGAACTTCACGCCTGACGAAGCAAGAAGCCGCAGTGTGCGACACTCTTGCAGCTAAAAATAAAGCCCGCGACCATCCGGTTGCGGGCTAATTCATTCATGCATTGCTTGAAGGTGTTAGCGGGAGACCTAACCGAAGGAGGCCGGGTCGATACCGAGTGTGGTGAGGTCGTTGGCGCGCGGGCGGCGACCGGCTTCGACAGCAGCGCTGACGGCGTTTGCGGCACCAAGAACGGCGAATGCGCGGCCAAAGAAGCCAGTACGGACTGAATTGCGAAGTGCGGACATTGTCCTTTTCCTCTTGCTCTATGATTGACTACTCATAGATGGCATCGCGAATAGACCTCCACAATGCTCAGAAAATCACCTCAGCCATGCAAAAAACAGCAGGCCGGCACATGTCTCCATGGCCAGCCTCGAGGAAGGGGTGGGTGGTCTTTTTATTCTTAGAGCGCCGTGCGTCCTTTCGGACGCACAAAGGACGCTCTAACACTTTGAAATCTGCGCATCATGCTTTCCGAAAATCGGAACCGATTTTCGGGCCGATGCGCTAGTCTTCGTTTGCCGCCAGCTGCGAGAGCACCTGTCCCCTGCCGCGCAGCCGCAGGATCAGCGGGATGAGGAAGGCGGCCGCTGCAACGATGAGCAGGCCTGCCGCGATCGGCGACATCACCAGCGTCGTGACGTCGCCCTGGCTGATTGCCAGCGCCCGGCGCAGCTGCTGCTCGGCAAGCGGCCCGAGGATCAGCCCGACGACGGCAGGCGCGATCGGATAGCCGAAGAGCCGCATTACATAGCCGAGCAGGCCGAAGGCGAGCAGCATGCCGAGTTCGAACACCGACGGATTGGCGCCGATCGTCCCGAGCGTCGCAAACAGCAGGATGCCGGCATAGAGCCACGGCTTCGGAATGGTCAGCAGCCGCACCCAGAGCCCGATCATCGGCAGGTTCAGCACCAAAAGCATCGCATTGGCGATGAGCAGGCTGGCGATCAGCCCCCAGACGAGCTGCGGATTGGTGGCAAACAGCAGCGGCCCCGGCTGCAGCCCGTATTGCTGGAAGCCGGCAAGCATGATCGCCGCCGTCGCCGTCGTCGGCAGGCCGAGCGTCAGAAGCGGCACCAGCGTGCCGGCGGCCGATGCGTTGTTCGCCGCCTCGGGACCGGCCACGCCTTCAATCGCACCATGGCCGAACTCTTCCGGGTTTTTCGCCAGCCGCTTTTCGGTGGCATAGGAGAGGAAGGTGCCGATTTCGGCGCCGCCCGCCGGCATTGCGCCGATCGGAAAACCGATCAGCGTGCCGCGCAGCCACGGCTTCCACGAGCGCGCCCAGTCCTCAGCGGTCATCCAGAGCGAACCCTTCACCGCCTCGACCTTCTCGGCGATCCGGTTGCCCTGCGCGGCTATATAGAGCGTCTCGCCGATCGCAAACATCGCCACGGCAAGCGTCGTTACCTCGACGCCGTCGAGCAGGTCGGGAATGCCGAAGGTAAGCCTGGCCTGCCCCGTCTGCTGGTCGATGCCGACCATGGCGAGCGCAAAGCCGATGAACAGCGAGGTCAGACCCCTCAATGCCGAATCGCCGAAGGCCGAGGAGACGGTGACGAAGGCGAGCACCATCAGCGCGAAATATTCGCGCGGCCCGAAGACCAGCGCCAGCTTGACGATATAGGGAGCGATGAAGGCGAGCCCGAGCGTGGCGATCAGGCCGGCGACGAAGGAGCCGATCGCAGCTGTCGCCAGCGCCGGCCCGCCGCGCCCGGCGCGCGCCATCTTGTTGCCCTCAAGCGCGGTAACGATCGAAGCGCTTTCCCCCGGCGTGTTGAGCAGGATCGAGGTCGTTGAGCCGCCATACATGCCGCCATAATAGATGCCGGCGAACATGATCAGCGAGCCGCCGGGATCGAGCTTGTAGGTGACGGGCAACAGCAGCGCCACGGTGAGTGCCGGGCCGATGCCGGGAAGCACGCCGACGGCGGTGCCGAGCGTCACGCCGACCAGCGCATAAACCAGGTTCATCGGCTGCATCGCAACCAGGATACCCTGCCATAGAAATTCGAATGTGCTCATCTTGGTGTCCCAAGCGGCATTCCCGGCCGTGCGTTTCGCAACCGGGCGCCGCGCAAAATCAAAAGAGCTGACAGCGCGTCTCGCGCGGTCAGAAGAACAGATGTTCGAGCGGCCCGGCTGGCAGCGTCAGCTGCAGCAGCTGCGAGAAGATCGCCCAGACGACGAAGCTGAGGACGATACCAAGCGGCAGCGAGATCCAGAGCTTGCGTTTGCCGAAGCCGCGTGCCGTCAGCGCAAAGAGGATGCCGGTTGCGATCGAGAAGCCAGCGACGCGCAGGAGCAGCATCTGGCCCGCAAGACCGGCGACGATCCAGATGACGGGTGCGACTTCCTGCCGGTCACGTTCGGGAAAATCGCCGCGCCAGGCTTCGAAGGCGGTCCAGATCCCAAGACAGAAGAGGCCAAATGCCACCATTTGAGGCGCTGTCGCCGGACCGATGCGATCGTATTGCGCGATCGTTTTCAGATGCAAGGCATCCCAGGCCATCACGCCGGCGACGGCGAAGAGGAAAACGGCAATAATGAACGCCGCCCAATCAGGGCGGCGCTCGGTTGCCGAGGAGATGTTATCCTCGCTCATTGAACAAGTCCGATGTCTTTGAGAATGCTCTCAGTGGCCGAGATATCCTTTTCGAGCTGCGCCTTGAAGGCGTCGCCGGACAGATAGGTGTCGGCCCAGCCCTTGGTCTTCAGCGTTTCCTGCCAGGTGGCGGAGCTGTGCAGCTTCTCGAAATCGGCGGTGACGCTTGCCACCTGCTCTGCCGACAGGCCGGGGGCAGCAGCGACCATGCGCCAGTTCTGGATGGTGACGTCGGTGCCGGCTTCCTTCAGTGTCGGGGCATCGACACCATCGATGCGCTTTTCGCTGGATACGGCGAGAAGACGGAGCGTGCCTGACTTCACCTGCGATTCGAACTCGCTATAGCTCGAGACGCCGGCCGTGACCTGGCCGCCGAGAATAGCGGCGAGCGCTTCACCGCCGCCGGAGAAGGCGACATAGTTGATCTTGGTCGGATCGACGCCGGAAGCCTTGGCGATCAGGCCGACGGTGATATGGTCGGTGCCGCCGGCCGAACCGCCACCCCAGGAAACCGAACCCGGATCCTTCTTCAGCGCCGCGACCAGATCGGCCATGGTCTTGATCTCGGATGCGGCAGGAACGACGACGGCCTCATATTCGCCGGTCAGGCGGGCGATCGGCGTGACATCCTTGAGCGTCACCGGCGACTTGTTGGTGAGGATCGCGCCGACCATGACATAGCCGCCGACGATCAGAGAATTCGGGTTGCCGGCAGCCTGGCTGCTGAACTGCGCAAGCCCGATCGTGCCGCCGGCGCCTGGGACGTTCTGGACCTGCACGTTGCCGGAGATCTTCTCCTGCTGCAACGCGGTCTGCAGCGAGCGGGCCGTCTGGTCCCAGCCACCGCCGGGAGCGGCCGGCGCGATGATGGTGTAATCGGCCGCATAGGCCGGCAGCGCGATGGTCGCGGCAAGAAGGGTTGCGATGAATGTATGCTTCACGATGTGTCCTCCGTCGGCGGCTGAGCAAACCGCCTGTTGTTCTCTGGGAATCGGGAGGAATAGGCCGGCCAGCGGACGCAAATGTCCTGATTGACGAGCGGAATACCCTCCCAAGGCTTCAGCTCTCCGCCTCCACGGAGAAGAAGTAGCCAAAGCGACCACAACAACCTGTCATTTAGCTGACATCGGCGGGATATCCAGAAGGAGACGACACTTTTTTGCCGTAATTGGCAGCTGCCGGCTGGGATCAGCCTTCTCTGCCGCAAGGCAAGTACATTATCTACACTGGACGTCCGTTTATATTTGCCGGATATTTTAAGCCGGAGGCAATCCAATGGCGAATGGCGGTTACAACCATTTTTGTCCGGTTTCCAAAGCGTGCGAGCTGCTTGAGCCGCGATGGACGCTGCTCATTCTCTGCGAGATGTGGTCCGGTTCGACCCGCTTCAATGAGATCCGGCGAGGCGTGCCGGGAATGTCGCCGACCCTGATGGTTAAGCGCCTGAGGGAAATGGAAGCGAACGGATTGATTGTCCGGTCGCAAAACGATGCGACGGGCGACATAGCCTATAGAACGACCGAAATGGCCAAGGAACTGGAGCCGATCGTCCACGCGCTTGGAAAATGGGCGCACAGGAACGTCGACGCCGACGTCACGCTGGAAAAGCTCGATGCCCGCATATTGATGTGGAACATGCGCCGCAAGATCGATGCGAGCGCCCTTCCTTCCCGCAGGCGCAGCGTCATCAGGTTCAGCTACCCCGAACTGCCGAAAGACGAGAGAAATTACTGGTTGCTGGCAAAGCCCGGCACGCCGGTCGACTTGTGTCTCAGTGATCCCGGCTATGACGTAGACCTTTTCGTGACGGCGGAGCTCAAGGCCATGACATCGGCATGGATTGGCCTGTCGAGCCTGGAAACGGAAATCGCCCATGACAAGATTTCCCTGATCGGCGACACGACCCTCGCCGCCAGCATGGAAAACTGGATGGTCAGAAGTTCCTACGCGATCGCCTGAGGCGCCATGGTTGCGGCCTGCCAGTCCATATTCTGTATCGGGGCGCTACATTTCCTACACTAGGCCGAAACGCTAGTTCGCGGCACAATCGAACCATGAGCGGACCAGCGGCAACGCTGATTGGCGGGCCGGTCGCTTTGCAAAAGCCGAATGAGAGCAACAAAACCCGGCGGACGTTACGGCGGATTGCCTGCGTTTGCCGACAAGCCCAGGAGAGAAACCATGCAGACCACCCTCAGCACGTCGCGGGAACCCGCGCTATCCCAAAATACCGACCTTGCCGCCCTGAAATCGCGCCAGCAGACGGCATGGGCCTCGGGCGATTATGCCGTTATCGGCGTGCGACTGCAGATCGTCGGCGAAAGCCTCTGCGAGGCGCTGGACCTGCGCGGCGGCGAGAAAGTCCTGGATGTAGCGGCCGGGAACGGCAATGCCACGCTTGCCGCAGCGCGGCGCTGGGCCGAGGTGACATCGACGGATTACGTCCACGAGCTTCTGGAGCGCGGCCGCGAACGGGCGATCGCCGAAGGCATGCCGGTAAACTTCCAGATGGCCGATGCAGAGGCGCTACCGTTCGAAGACGGAGCCTTCGACGTCGTCGTTTCTACATTCGGCGTGATGTTTACTCCCGATCAGGACACTGCGGCGAAGGAGATGCTGCGGGTCTGCAGATCAGGCGGCAGGATCGGCATGGCGAACTGGACGCCGAACGGATTCATCGGCCAGGTGTTCAAGACGATCGGCCAGCACATTCCACCCATGCCCGGCGTGAAATCTCCTGCACTCTGGGGCACGACCGCCAGGCTCGAAGAGATGTTCGCAAGCAGCGGACGGATTGCCGTCACGCCGAAAATCTTCAATTTCCGCTATCGCTCCCCCGCCCATTGGCTGGAAATTTTCCGCACTTGGTACGGCCCGGTGCACAAGGCGTTCGAGGCCTTGCCCCAGCCGGGCAAGGCGGCGCTGGAACGTGATTTCCTAACGCTGATCGAGCGCTTCAACCAGGCCGAGGACGGCACGATGGTGGTGCCGGCCGAATATCTCGAAGTGGTCGTGACGAAGCATTAACACGGCTGCCGGGCTCAATCTGGCAGGATCATCGGCCGGCCTCCCCAACTCTGCAGCAAAGGCCTCCGGTTTAATTCCGGAGTCGTCATCGATGGCAACAGAGCGCACGAAACGAGTGCGAGACCGCCAGCTCGTGGAGTGAACTGGCTGAAAGCTGACGCCTTCACTGCGTCCGCAGAACTTCGTTCCAGTGCGCGATCAGCCGCGCCCGTTTCACCTGGTCGAGATAGACCATCAGCCCGGGGCTGACCGGCACCGGCCGCAGTTGGGCGCCGAGCAGTTCCTGCAGCGTATTGGCGGTATTCTCCCCTGCCACCTCGGGGCTGACGGCCGGGATCTGCAGCTCGCGCGCCATGATCGTCTGCCCTTCCCTCGACATGAAGAAGGTGAGGTAACGCCGACCGAGCTCCGGCTCGGCGGCGGCCTGCGGCACCAGCCCGATCCGCGACATTACCACCGTATAATCCTTCGGCAGCACGATGCCGACATCGGGATAGCGCGAGGCCCAGTCGGCCGCATAGGAACCGAGAATATTGTAGCCGAGCACGAAGCGCCCGTCGGCAACGCGTTCGAGGATCGCCGAACTCGTCGAATAAAGCTTGACGCCGGCAGCCCCCATCGCCCCGATCACCGACCAGATGTCGCCGAACTGCTCCTGGTCGCGCGCCATGAAAAGAAAGCCGACGCCGGAGCGCTCGATGTCATAGGTGCCGATCCGCCCATAGACCTCGTTGCCCTTGCGCTTCAGATAGTCGACGAATTCAGCCCGCGAACTCGGCACCGGCTCATGCGCAAAGCTCGGCTTGTGATAGACGAACACCGCCGGCTCGAAGGTGAGCGCATAGGCGGTGTTGCGCCAGTTCGCCCATTTCGGCCATGCAGTACTCATCGGCAGGTTGCTGACCTGTGCATATCCGTCGTTGGAAAGTTTCACTTGCAGGTCCATCGCCGAGGAAAAGGCGAAATCCGCCGTCTTCTTGCCGGCATCCGTCTCCCTGACGATCCGGTCGTAGATGTCGCCGGTCAGCATATCCTCATATTTGACCGCGACATCGGGATTGGCGTCCTGGAAACCCCGGATCATCGGTTGCGCCAGGGGCTCGTCGAGCGAAGAATAAACCGTCAGCACCGGCGCATCGGCATTGCCCGACTTCGCCGGATAGAAGACCGGATCGGCGAGCGCAAAGCCCGGCCAGAACGCCAGCAGCAAGATGAAAACTCTCCTCATGCGGCAACAATGCCTGAGCGCGCCCAGAGGAGCAAGGGCGCCGGCCAGACGGAGGCTGCCGCCCGTTTTGCGGGATCAGAGCTCGCGCTCGAAGAACAGCAGGATCTGCTCGAGTTCCGGCACGACCGGAGCGCAACGAGGCTGGGGATCACAGGTTCGGTCTGGAATTTTCTAGAGTTGCATGATTTTCCCGAGGCCGGACTTCGGCCGATTATTGAAACCGTAGGCACATAACCAGACCTCACGGCAATAGTCGAAAGAAAATCCCGGTGAATCTTCCATCCGCAGCAAGTACAAATCGCCATTCCATCGCAGCGTTTTCGAAGGCGACGTCGTAGACGTCCCACCCCTCCGACGACACGCCCTTGAAGGAAATCGACCGCAGCGCACCCGCCCGCTCCAGGTCCGCGCGGATCATCGGCATCTGCTCCCGCCCGGCATCGGCAAGTGCGGGAACCATCCTGTCGTAGTCGACCTCGCCGCTCTGATGCTGGGCGATCAGACTGCGCAGCAGCGCTTCACTATTATCGACCGGCTGATTGTTTTTCGTCCGGTTCTCCAGGTCGGCAAGCATCCTTGCCGCCTCCGCCGCACCGATCCGCGGCGCCTCCTGCTCATATCCGTTCTGATGCAGCACAAGATGCTCCACCCGCCCATCCGGTCCGCGGCGGAAGCTGATCTGCGCCGCCACGACGCGATAGAAGAATTCGTCCTCCTTCTCCGGATAGATATCGATAGCCTCCTGCCCGAGCACCTGCGCCGTCAGTCCGCCTTCGCGCCGGGCGATCGTGATAGTGCTGCCTGCATCGAAGAGGTAGGCGCCAAGATAATCATCATTGAGCTCGGGGGCGATCGCGCCTTCGGTACGCGGCCGCGCCTGCTCGTAGCGCCGCCAGGCGACGGCGTCGGCGGATTGGTCGGTCATGCTGGCCTCCTTCGCTATGCTGACAAGTTCGTTGATCGAGATGGGTTCGCCGGCGGCGATCCGCTGCCGCTAAGCATTGATCCGCGAGAGACTGTCTTCGACGCGGCTGCGCAGTGAGAGCAACTGCGTCTGTTGCATGGCGAGCGTCCGGTCGAGATCGGTCGCCTGGCCGGCCAGCAGTTCGGTGATTCTCGCCAGACTGAGCCCCAGTCGCTTTAAGGCCAGGATCTCGTTCAGCCGCGCGATGTCCTCGACACCATAGAGCCGCCAGTTCTTGCCGGTTCTCCGTGGGTTGATCAGCCCGCGTTTCTCGTAAAGGCGAAGCGCTTTTACCGTCAGGCCGATTCGCTCGGCGCATTCGGCTGCCGTCAGCCAGAGATTCTCGTTCATTCGCTCGTTCATGATTCCCTCGCGAATCGTCTTCTAGGCTATGCCCCTGGGTCCGGCTCAAGCCTTAAATCGGTGGGCGATCGGTTTTATGATGTCGATTCAGAAAGTGTCGGCCAAAGCAGAACACTCCATTTTTCTCCGATGTGAATTGTCTTTTCATCACAAAGGATTAGGGATTGGCTCCGTCCTTCACCCGTTTAGAGTATTGATGAAGATCGACGACGTTATATGGTCGCGCTGCCGCGTTAAAAACGTCGAGACCGCCCGAATTTATTATTCGGGGGACGACTCTACGCGACAAAAACTCTATAAAAAGCTAGACTAAACTGGAAGATCCATGGGAGGGGTCATGGAACGACGACTGAGCGCTATTCTTGCTGCAGACGTCGTCGGCTACAGCCGACTGATGGGCATCGATGAATCCGGCACGTTGCAGGCGCTGAACCGCCATCGCTGCGAGCTGGTCGACATTCGTATTTCAGACTACAAGGGCCGGATCGTCAAACTCACCGGCGACGGCATCCTTGCCGAATTCCAGAGCGTGGTGAATGCGGTCGCCTGCGCTGCCGAAATCCAGCGCAGCATGGCAGCCCGTAACGAGAACGTGCCCAAGGACGAGCGCGTCGAATTCCGCATCGGCATCAATCTCGGCGACGTCGTGGTCGAGAACGGCGACATATTCGGAGATGGGGTCAATCTCGCCGCCAGGCTCGAGCGCATCGCAGCGCCGGGCGGCATCGCCGTGTCGGCCTCGGTGCGCGAGCAGGTCGGCTCGCGCCTCAATCTCGGCTTCGAATTCATCGGCGAACATATGCTGAAGAACATCCGGCAGCCCGTTCAGGTCTACACCGTCAGCTTAGCGCCGCCTTCCTCCGCCAGATTGGTCGCGCAGAACCGCAATACCTGCTTCATCGCGGTGCTGCCCTTCACCAATATGAGCGGCGATGCCGACCAGGATTATTTCTCCGACGGTATCACCGAAGACATCATCACCGATCTCTCCAAGATCTCCAGCCTGCACGTCGTGCCGCGCAATACGATCTTCACCTACAAGGGCATATCGGTAAAGGTGAAGCGGCTCGCCCAGGAGCTTGGCGTGCGCTACGTGCTCGAGGGAAGTGTGCGCATCGTCGGCAATCGCGTGCGCATTTCCAGTCAGCTGATCGACACCGCCAATGGCGACCATCTCTGGGCCGAGCGTTACGACCGCGACATGACCGACATCTTCGCCATACAGGATGAGATCACCCATGCGATCGTCGGTCAGTTGAAGGTGCGCCTGCTGCCGGAAGAGAAGAAGGCGATCGCCAACGAGCCGACCGCCAATGTCGAGGCCTATACCTATTATCTCAGAGGCCGCCAGCTCTCTCACACCTGGACCAAATCCTATCTGGAGCTCGCAAGGCGCATGTTCTGCAAGGCGGTCGAGCTCGATCCGGACTATGCCCGCGCCTATGCCGGCATCGCCGATTGCGACGCGGCGATCCGCGATTGGGCGCCTGACGACGTGCCGCTGAGGCGCATCCTCGAGATGAGCGCCCGCGCCCTAGAGCTCGATCCCGACCTCCCCGAAGCCCACGCCTCCCATGGTCTCGCCCTCCATCAGAGCGGCTATGACGACAGGGCAGCGGCAGCCTTCGAACGTGCCCTGGCGCTCGACCCGAACCTCTTCGAGGCGAACTTCCACTATGCCCGGTTCTTCTTCATGCACGGCAACTTCGCCGAATCCGTGCAATATTTCACCCGAGCCGCGGCAATCCGCCCTGATGATTACGTCTCGCCGATCCATCTGATGTCGGCCTACCGCTCGCTCGGCCGTGTGCTGGATACGGAAAACTGGGCGCGCCTCGGCCTGCTGCGCGCCGAACGGGCCTTGAACGTCAACCCGGAAAATTCAGGCCCCGCCCATCGCGGCGCGCTGGCGCTTGCCCATCTCGGCGACGCGGCAAGGGCACGCGACTGGGCCGACCGTGCGATCGCCATCGATCCCGACGACATCGTCGCGCAGTATAATCTCGCCTGCGTCTACTCCGTCCTCGGCGACGTCGATCAGGCGATCGATCTGCTGGAGAAGCTGCTGCCGAACAGCTCCGTCTACCATATCAAATGGTTCGACAATGATTCCGATCTCGACAACATCCGCGACGATCCCCGCTTCCGGAAGCTGCTCACCGCCGCAATGATGCAGCGCGAGCGGATCGAAAGGACCGGGAGCTGAGGTCGAACTTTTCCCGGCCGTTCACTGGCGCATCGTGCTTTCCGAAAATCGGAATCGATTTTCGGAAAGCACGATGCGTCGATTCAAAGTGTTACAGCGTCCTTTGCGCGTCTGAAGGACGCGCGGCGCTGTAAGCTTGAAAATCGCTGTGACATCCCGGCTTCATCTCTGTAATCTCCCTTGAAAAACAGGGGAAACATCCGTGCGCATCCTGCTCACCGAAGACAATATCGCACTGGCCGACGGCCTGTCGGCGATCTTGCGCGGCACGGGCCATGCCGTCGATGTCGTCCATGACGGAGCGTCCGCCGATGCGGTCATCGCAGCGGAAAATTTCGATCTGGTGATCCTCGACCTCAACCTGCCAGAGATGGACGGTCTCGACGTGCTGCGCGCCATGCGCGCCCGGCAGAACCAGGCGGCAGTCCTCATTCTGACCGCGCGCGGCACGCCGGAAGAGCGGGTGAAGGGGCTCGATCTCGGCGCCGACGATTATCTGATCAAGCCCTTCGATATCGCCGAATTCGAGGCCCGCGTGCGCGTGCTGCTGCGCCGCCAGGCAGGGCTGCGCTCGGCGACCGTCGGCTTCGGCGGCATCTCCTTCGATCTCAATTCCCGCACCTTTTCATCAGGCGCCACGCCGCTCGATATTCCCGCCCGCGAGCTCGGCCTGCTCGAAATCCTCTTCATGCGGGCCGGCAAGGTCGTCGCCAAGGAGGCGATCATTCAATCGCTAACGGCCTTCGACGACGACATTTCCGCAAATGCCATCGAGCAATATGTCAGCCGTCTGCGTAAGCGCCTGTCACCACACGGCCTGACCGTCAAGACCGCCCGCGGCATCGGTTATTATCTCGACAAGCTGCCCGAGGCCTCATGAAAGCCGCCTATTCCCTCAGGCGCCGGCTGCTCTTCTGGTTGCTCGTCTCCACCGCCGTCATCGGCA
The Rhizobium leguminosarum DNA segment above includes these coding regions:
- a CDS encoding response regulator transcription factor, which encodes MRILLTEDNIALADGLSAILRGTGHAVDVVHDGASADAVIAAENFDLVILDLNLPEMDGLDVLRAMRARQNQAAVLILTARGTPEERVKGLDLGADDYLIKPFDIAEFEARVRVLLRRQAGLRSATVGFGGISFDLNSRTFSSGATPLDIPARELGLLEILFMRAGKVVAKEAIIQSLTAFDDDISANAIEQYVSRLRKRLSPHGLTVKTARGIGYYLDKLPEAS
- a CDS encoding adenylate/guanylate cyclase domain-containing protein; translated protein: MERRLSAILAADVVGYSRLMGIDESGTLQALNRHRCELVDIRISDYKGRIVKLTGDGILAEFQSVVNAVACAAEIQRSMAARNENVPKDERVEFRIGINLGDVVVENGDIFGDGVNLAARLERIAAPGGIAVSASVREQVGSRLNLGFEFIGEHMLKNIRQPVQVYTVSLAPPSSARLVAQNRNTCFIAVLPFTNMSGDADQDYFSDGITEDIITDLSKISSLHVVPRNTIFTYKGISVKVKRLAQELGVRYVLEGSVRIVGNRVRISSQLIDTANGDHLWAERYDRDMTDIFAIQDEITHAIVGQLKVRLLPEEKKAIANEPTANVEAYTYYLRGRQLSHTWTKSYLELARRMFCKAVELDPDYARAYAGIADCDAAIRDWAPDDVPLRRILEMSARALELDPDLPEAHASHGLALHQSGYDDRAAAAFERALALDPNLFEANFHYARFFFMHGNFAESVQYFTRAAAIRPDDYVSPIHLMSAYRSLGRVLDTENWARLGLLRAERALNVNPENSGPAHRGALALAHLGDAARARDWADRAIAIDPDDIVAQYNLACVYSVLGDVDQAIDLLEKLLPNSSVYHIKWFDNDSDLDNIRDDPRFRKLLTAAMMQRERIERTGS